AATAGTCCAATGCGGCGGGATTATCGGGGTTGTTGCTAAGCAGCTTGCCTTGCAGGATGGCATCGGCGGCTTGGGCTTGTAAGTTGCGCAGATTCTTGGATGCGGCGAGTTTGCTTTGATTCGCAGCCTCAGCAGCGGCTACCTCATTCGCCGCTTCTTCCTTTGTAGCTTCTTCACGGCGGCGTTCGGTTGCTGCCGCTACGCTTTCTTGATCGAGTGCGGGGGGAATAGCTTCTTCGTTGATTTGATTCGCAGCCTCAGCAGCGGCTACCTCATTCGCCGCTTCTTCCTTTGTAGCTTCTTCACGGCGGCGTTCGGTTGCTGCCGCTACGCTTTCTTGATCGAGTGCGGGGGGAATAGCTTCTTCGTTGATCAGTGCAGCGCTTTCGGTGGTACTGCGAGGCGCTGTGCCGGTGTCAGGCGGGGTCAGTTCTAGCTCAGTTGTGCGTGTAGCGGCGGGTTCTTCCGGCGCATTGCTCCAACTGGAAAGTAGCTGGTAAGTGGTGAGCGCCACCGCACCGGCAGCGACCAAGCCCGCGAGTGGCAACAGCAGCTTTTTTTGTTGCTTGCGTTGCAAGGTATTCAACAGTGCGGTCGGGGTTTTTTGCCGAGCAGTCCGTTTCAGGTTTAACCCTTGTTGCAGTGCCGCCCAAGTATCGGGGCGTAGTTTGCGGATGCTGCTGGGGGCGGCGTTACGTACCGTGGCTTCGAGGGTGCTGTGTTTACCGAAGGGTGCGCTGCCTTGCAGGAGGTGGTAAGCCAAGCACGCGATTGAAAACGTGTCATCTTCCGGCGTTGGGGTGTCGCCGAGCAAAACTTCCGGGCTAATGTAACCCGAACGCAGGGTTTGGCGGGTACGTTCGCTGGAATTATTGTTATAGCTCATCCGCAAGGCGGCAGCGACGGGGGCGGTCAGTAAGCAGGGGGATTTGTCATTGAGTAGAATGGCATTCGGTTCTAAATACCCAAACACCCCATCGGGGCGCTGGTTGGCAAATAAATGACTGATGCCATCCAGTAATTCCAGCGCTTCGGGCAGTGGCATTCCCCGGTCATCGAGTTCGGTTAAACGTTCGGATAACAACATGCCGCCATTATTGCGCATCACCAGCCAGCGCGTGCCATCCGCACTTTTACCATCGTCGGTGATATGCGGCATACCGAGGGTGGGTTTTTGATACGCGGGTAACACATGCCCCAAGACTTGTTCAAACACCGGGTCTTGTGCCAAGGCGGGCAGCAGGGTAAAGGCTAAAACGTTGGCTTGTTCGCCATTGCTTTGCTGTTGTTTGAGGTCTTGTGCCCAATACAGTTTGCCCAGCGCAGTCTCTGCCATGCAGCGCCGCAGGGCATAACGCTCCTGAAGGATGGGCAAAGATTGCGTGGTGTTGGCATCCACAGAGGGTTGGTTTGAAAATGGCATAATGCAAAAGCTCCCGCGAATCACCGCCGGTTATTCCAGAAATGCGGCGATTATAGAGGATTACTTCGCTTTGAGCACATCTTCATGGAATAACTGCCCCACGGCCTCCAACGCAATCAGTTCGTCGGCATCGCCGGTGATGCTCGTGACCATGTGCGGCGGCACGAATGCACCCGCACCCAGTGCTTTGGGGGCGACGATTTGTTGCGCCGCTTGCAACTCTGGCGCGATGGCGGCTCGTAAGGCTGCATACGATTCATAATTGCGCCGCACTTTGGCTACCAGCGTATCAAACAGCATCACCAGCGGCGGTGGCGGCGGATTACTGCGGCTAAAGCCCATCGAATGGAAAATGCCCGGTTTCAACCACAACAGCAATTCGGCTTGCGCGTTGGACACTTCCCAAGTTTCACGCCCATTACGCGGGATAGCTGTTTTGATGAAATGTTCGATCATGTCTGCCACATCCCACGGGCGGAAAACTAGCCCACCACCAGCCAAGGGTCTGCCGGGGAGACGGTCTTTGAGCGCTGCCAGCCACGCGGGGGCGGGTTCCATATCCACCAAACGGTTTTGTTCGGCATTTTGCATAAAGCCATCCGTGCCATTGCCGTAGTAGTCTAAATATTTGCCATTGCGCCAAAAGGCTTCGCCTTCATTGAGCAGGGTGCTGACGTTTGCCCATTTATCTGCCCCAAACAGGGCGCTGACGCTGGCTTGGTTGAGCGGGGCATTTAAGCCGAGATTCAGGGCGAGGTGCATCCCCGCCTCCGAGCAATACACTTGTTCGGCTTGGCTGTGCAAGGTAGCCAGTGCGCTGCGGCTGCCCAGCACAGCATTCAGCACATTGCTGCCAAATTCCATCACCTTGGCGTAGCTATTGGTCATCAAGTTGTCATTGCCGTTGTAGTCGGGCGGGAATTTAGTCACTTTCTGCAACAGCATTGACCACGTGCGCACATTGTTGACGTAAGCGCGTTGTTCGGCGGGGGAAATATCGCCGAGAAACCGGATACGCCACAGCAAAGCTGGGTAATCTTTCGGATTCACATGCCCAGCCGAATGTTGGTTGGCGTAGCTGCGTGGGCTGTCGGTGGCGACCATGCCGCTGGCTACCCCGATGTAATTGCGCACATGGGTAATGCTGAATTTGAGCATTTCCAAGCCTTTTTCCTCATTGTGGAACACGGATTGCACAATGTGGCGATTGCCAGGATTGTGGTGTGAGGAGCCTAAATACCATTCGCCGGGCTGGATAAAACGCAACAGGTCGCGCTGCTTGGTTTTCCAGACATTTTGGTAGGCAATCAGGCGCAAATCTTTGTCGCTGTGGATATGGGTGGGGACTTCTTCCCATTTCCCGCCGACTTCAATGAGTTTGGTAACGAGGCTGCGCTCGGTTTTTAAAGTGGGGTCTTTCCACAAGGTTTGCGCGGCGGTGGGGTTGATGGTGTAGGCGGAGGCGGGTAGTGGGCGGTCGTAACGGGCTTGCGGATTTTGTGTGTACCAAGCATTCGCTGCTGCCAAGGTTTGATCGGCGAGTCGTGACATATGTTTCTCCCTCGTGTGGTTGCCCTATCGCCTGAGTATAGTGCAGCATTTCAGCATGAGGGTTGCCAGCGGGAACGTTTTAGCGCAATTTTGCCATTGGTTTGATGCCAATGGCATAAATGCGCTGGTATTTGCTCAGGCAGCGGTCTCAACGGGTTCGGATTGTTCGATGGCATGTACCAACTGTGGGATTTGCGATAGCGCGGGTGCGCCGTCCATCAGCAATGCAATCGGCATGACCTCGAAGATTTCTTCCGGGCTTGCGCCAAATTCGCGAGCAGCTTTGACGTGCATATCAATCAATCGGGCGTCTTGTTGCACCAAAGCAATGCCTAGACCGACCAATTCGCGGCAACGGCGATCAATGCAGCCTTTGCTGAGGGAAAATTCACGCCATGAATCGACCCACGCTTTCCAGAGTTCGGTGTTGTGATGTTCAGGGCTGGCTTGCGAGTAAAGTGCCACGCGGCGGACTTGCAGCATCTCGGTATCGGTTGCACCGAGTTTGAGGGCGGCTTGGGTGTGAATGTCGATGCAGCGATGGCAGTCTTTAGCGAGGGCAATGCCTAGCGTAATCAACTCTTTATGCTTGCGATCCAGTGCGCCTTTTTTGGTACTTTCTTGCGAAAGCTCACCAATAATTTCCAAAAATTCGCCTAGCCCGTAAGTGCGTGCGCGTTTGAGTGAGGCGATGAAGTCGTTATCTACCATGGTTGTTGATCCTTTTTTGTTGCAGTGCAAAACAAACTGTACCACAGAACGCTCTGTATGCATTAAGTTGTCTGCTAAGCGTCATGAAAGTGTCAAACTAACAGCAAGTAGTGTGCCAAGGAGAACCCCTCACCCCTTGAGGGTGAAGGGTAACAGTGGAATTATTCGACGATAGAAACTTTATTCATCAGAATAGGTTGCACTGGCACGTCACCGTGCGGGCCGAAGTTGCCCGTTTTTACGCCAACAATCGCATCTACCACATCCATGCCTTCGACGACTTTACCGAAGACCGCGTAGCCCCAGCCTTGTGCGGTTTCAGAACGGAAGTTCAGGAAATCGTTGTTACTGACGTTGATGAAGAATTGTGAAGAAGCGGAATGCGGGTCGTTAGTACGCGCCATTGCCACGGTGCCACGGTCATTTTTCAAGCCGTTGTTGGCTTCGTTTTTGACAGGTGGGCGCTTGTCCGCTTTTTCTTTCATGGTTTCGTTCATGCCGCCGCCTTGCACCATGAAGCCGGGGATGACGCGGTGGAAAATAGTCCCTTCGTAAAAACCTTCTTTGACATAAGCCAGAATGTTTTCAACCGTTTTGGGTGCAGCGGCGGCATCCAATTCGATTTTGATGTTGCCTTTGGTGGTTTCAATCAGAATAGTCGACATTTTATCTCCAG
The sequence above is drawn from the Thiothrix subterranea genome and encodes:
- a CDS encoding peptidylprolyl isomerase; amino-acid sequence: MKRFFITLFAMLLSFATLSSHAEEKAAGTPTSGDKMSTILIETTKGNIKIELDAAAAPKTVENILAYVKEGFYEGTIFHRVIPGFMVQGGGMNETMKEKADKRPPVKNEANNGLKNDRGTVAMARTNDPHSASSQFFINVSNNDFLNFRSETAQGWGYAVFGKVVEGMDVVDAIVGVKTGNFGPHGDVPVQPILMNKVSIVE
- a CDS encoding carboxymuconolactone decarboxylase family protein; amino-acid sequence: MVDNDFIASLKRARTYGLGEFLEIIGELSQESTKKGALDRKHKELITLGIALAKDCHRCIDIHTQAALKLGATDTEMLQVRRVALYSQASPEHHNTELWKAWVDSWREFSLSKGCIDRRCRELVGLGIALVQQDARLIDMHVKAAREFGASPEEIFEVMPIALLMDGAPALSQIPQLVHAIEQSEPVETAA